The Acidobacteriota bacterium sequence TATACCCTCATCAACCTCGCCCGCGAAATGGCCCGCTAGCCAGATACCGGGGGCGCCTCTGCGCCTCCACAAGCGGCGGCTGGGCCCCGGGCCCCAGCCGCAGCGCTCCCACGGCCGCCGCGCGGCGGACACCAGTCAGCCGCGCTTTATCAATGCCGCCCAAAGGCCCGACGGGCGTGCCCACCTACACCCTCATCAACCTCGCCCGCGAAATGGCCCGCTAGCCAGATGCCGGGGGCGCCTCTGCGCCTCCGCAAGCGGCGGCTGGGCCCCGGGCCCCAGCCGCCGCGCTCCCACGGCCGCCGCGCGGCGGACACCAGTCAGCCGCGCTTTATCAATGCCGCCGAAAGGCCCCACCGGCGTGCCCACCTATACCCTCATCAACCTCGCCCGCGAAATGGCCCGGTAGCCACCTTTCGGGCAACTCGCCCACCCAGCTTTGCGTCATAATCTGTGGCATGGCAGGTGCCGGGACCGCGGTGGCGAAGGAACCCATCCAGCTTCCTTTCAATGAAACCAAGGTGACGCAGGCGGCAGCGCTGCTGCTTGCATTGCGCGGCGGCCGCATGCATTACCTGAAGCTCATTAAACTGCTCTACATCGCCGACCGCACCGCCCTACAGCGCTGGGGCGTGCCGATCACTATGGACCGATACGTTGCCATGGACCATGGGCCGGTCGTCAGTCGAACGTTCAATCTGATCCAGGGTTTCGGTGCCTCGACTTGGAGCCAGTTTATTTCTGATCCCATGGGCGAGCATGAAGTTGAGTTACGCGGCGACCCCGGGACCTCGCTGCTCTCTGCCGCAGAAGAAAAACTGCTCCGCGAAGTCTTCCAGCAGTGGGGTCACCGGAGCCGCTGGGCCCTGGTGGACGAGACACATCAGTTCGCGGAATGGCACGATCCGCACGGCAGTTCCACCCCGATCACGATTGTTGATATCCTCCGCGCATTTGGCGAAAGTGACAAGTCGATTGCCCATCAATTGGCGGTGTTGGCCAACGCAAGTGCGGCGCAGTCGCGCTTCGCCGGCCACTAATGCTCCGCGAAGGGAGCACCTTCCTTTACGCTGAGACAGATGCAGCCACCTCGCATCTTCACATCGTACTGACGCCGCCAGAGAACGGTGAGGCGGTCGTGGTCAGCATCACCACGCTCTATCCGGACTCCAAGTTGGAGCGCATCCTCGTCCTCCACGCGGGCGACCACCCCTTCCTCACGCGTCACGAATCTGTGCCTGCTTACCCATTTGCCAAATTCTTCCCCATCGCTGAGATCGAGGCCGCCCTCGCGAATGGTGAGGCCAAGCCCCGCGAAGATGCATCATCGGCCTTGGTCGCCAGAATCCTGCTTGCCCTCATTGAGTCCGACCGTACACCGAACCACGTGCGCGCTTATTGCCGAACTTTGGCGGACAAACCCAAAATCTAAGAAGTCTCTAATCTTTCGTGGTGCTTGGATTGCAGCAGTAGCGGCAGACGCTCTATGCCTGCGCACGCCAAAGCCCTGAAGCCCGCGCCCGCCGCCGCTGCCGCGGGACTGGGCGAAGGCGCGGCGCCCGCCAAAGTCACCGGCTGGCTGCGCAAACCGGCGCATGCCATGGACTGGGGCCTGCCGGTCATGGCGGTGGCGCTGGTGTTTTTGCTGCTGGTGCCGATTCCAGCCATGGCGCTGGATTTTCTGCTGACCATCAGCATCGCCATCTCGGTGCTGGTGCTGCTGGTCGCGGTGCAGATTCTGCGGCCGGTCCAGTTCAACGTTTTCCCCAGCCTGCTGCTGCTGTTAACCCTGTTCCGGCTGTCGCTGAACCTGGCCAGCAGCCGCCGCATTCTGCTGCACGGCTCCGAGGGGGTGTTTGCCGCCGGCCACGTCATCGAGGCCTTCGGGCAGTTCGTCGTGGGCGGCAACTACGTCGTCGGCTTTGTCATCTTCCTGGCGCTGATCGCCATTCAGTTCCTGGTGGTCAGTCATGGCGCCGTGCGTACCGCGGAAGTCACCGCGCGCTTCACCCTCGATGCCCTGCCCGGCAAGCAGATGGCGATTGATGCCGACCTCAACGCCGGTCTGATCAACGAAGTGCAAGCGCGTGAGCGCCGCCAGGCGATTGCCCGCGAAGCCGAGTTCTACGGCGCCATGGATGGCGCGGCGCGCTTCAATCAGCGCGATTCCATGGCGACCATCCTGATCACCGCCATCAACATCATCGCCGGCTTCCTGATTGGCGTCTTTCAGCAGCACATGGCCTTCGCCGACGCGCTCAAGACCTACACGATTCTGACCGTCGGCGACGGCCTGGTGACCCTGATCCCGTCACTGCTGGTCTCCGTAGCCGGCGCCATCGTCATTACCCGTGCCAGCAGCGATCACAGCCTGGGCACCGACCTGGGCCTGCAACTGCTCGCCCGGCCGCGGGCGCTGTGGCTGGGGGCGGCGGCGCTGGGGGCGCTGGCCCTCATGCCCGGCCTGCCCAAAGTCTCCTTCCTGCTGCTGGGCGGCTTGCTCGCCTTTGGTGCGAGCAAGCTGGGCAAACTGGCCGCCAAAGACAAGGCCGCCGCCGAGGGCGGCGCGCACCCGGCCGCAGCCTCACCCGAGGCCCTGGAGCCGCTGCTCAAAGTTGAGCCGCTGGCGCTGGAGGTCGGCTATGCCCTGGTGCCGCTGGTGGATGAGGCCCAGGGCGGCCGGCTGCTCGGGCGCGTGCGCGCGCTGCGCAAGCAGTTGGCGCTGCAGTTGGGTTTCATCATTCCCTCCATCCACATCACCGACAACCTGCAACTGCAGCCGCACGAATATGTGCTCTCGCTGCGCGGCGTCGAGATCGGCCGCTACGAAACCTGCCAGAACTGCCTGCTGGCCATTCACTCCGGCGCCGACGCCCCCGCGCTCGAGGGCAAGGAGACCCACGAACCCGCCTTTGGCGTGCCCGCCCGCTGGATTCAGCCGCAACAGCAGGAACAGGCCCTGGCCGACGGCTTTGCCGTGGTGGATCAGACCGCCGTCATGGCCACCCACATCGCCGAGCTCATCCGCCAGAACGCCCATGAGTTACTGACCCGCCAGGAGACACAGCGCCTGCTGGATGCCCTCAATGACAGCCATCCCAAGCTGGTGGAAGAGTTGGTCCCCAAATTGCTGAGCTTGGGTGAGCTACAAAGAATTCTTCAGCAACTTCTAAGAGAGCACGTGTCCATCCGCGATTTACCCACGATTCTGGAGGCGCTGATCGAAGCCGCGGGCAGCAAGAAAAACCCCGTCGGCATGGTCGAAGCCGCCCGCCAGGCGCTGGGCCGCGCGCTGGTGCAGCCCCTGCTGGCGGCCGACGGCTCCCTGCAGGTCATTACCCTCGCCGGCATGCTGGAGGAAGAACTCGACCGCGCCTTCGATCCCCAGGCGCAACCCGCGCTCCCCGCGCCCGGCTCCGCGGGCCTCGCCCGCCGCGTGCTCGATGGCCTGAAAAAATTTGCCTACGATCCCGCCGTGGGCGCGCCCCAGGTGCTGCTCTGCCACTCCCCCGCCCGTTTCTACCTGCGCCGCATGCTGGAGGCGAACTGGCCCCGGCTCAGCGTGGTCTCGCCGGGCGAAATTCCCGCCAAGGTCCCGGTGCATTCCCTGGGCATGGTGACCTAAGCCATGAACGCCGCCGCCCGCCAATACGAAGCCCCGCAGACGCTCGACGCCGCCGAGCGCGAGCGCCTGCTGCTGGAGCATCTGCCCCAGGTGCGCTACGTGGCGCGGCGCATCCACGAGCGGCTGCCGCAACAGGTCCTGCTGGAAGATCTGGTCCAGGCCGGGGTGCTGGGATTAATCGACGCCCTGCACAAATACAATCCCGCCCGCAACGCCCAACTGGCGACCTACGCCCGCTTCCGCATCCGCGGTGCCATTCTCGACAGCCTGCGCGCGCTCGACTGGAGTCCGCGCGAGCTCCGCCGTCAGGGCCGCGAGCTGCAGAACGCTTTCGCCGAGCTGCAGGATAAGCTCGGCCGCGCCCCCACCGAAGAGGAGTTGTGCGCAGCGCTCTCGCTCACGACCGCCGAATATCACAACCTGGTCGCCGCGCTCAACCACCTCGAGCTCGACGCCGGCAGCCCCGAGCCCGACGCCACGCCGGCAATTGAAACCGTCATCAGCCCCGACCCCGATCCCTTCGAGCTCTGCCGCCGCGGCGAATCCAAGGCACTGCTGGCGCGCCTGATTGCCGAGCTGCCGGAGCGCGATCAGCAGATTCTGAGCCTCTACTACTTTGAAGAGCTGACCATGAAGGAGGTCGGCCAGGTGCTGGGCATCGGCGAATCGCGCATCTCGCAGATCCACGGCGCGCTGCTCGTCAAGCTCAAGACGAAACTGTGCGACGCCCTGCAGCCGCCCGCCGCGGCCATCCTGGAGAACCCCTCGAACGCGGGCGCCGCCGCCTTACTGGGATAACGCACCATGGAACGCAGCCTCAATCAGGACGAAATCGATTTTCTCTTCCGCGCCGCGCGCGGCCTGCGCACCGGCAGCAAGCGCCGCCCGCGCCAGCTCACCCGCTGCGACTTCCGCCAGGCCGGCCAGCTCACCCGCGAACAGGCGCGCGTCGTCGGCGGCCTGCACGAAAGCTTCGCCCGCAATCTCGCCCACGTCCTGGGCGCGCACCTGCGCAATCATATTGAAGTCACCCTCGTCGCCATCGAGCAATTGGGCTTTGAGGAATTCACCCAGCGGCTGCCGGAAATCTCCTATGTCGCTTCCCTCGCCGTCAACCCCATCGGCGTCAGCGCCGCCTTGCAACTGGATCTCAGCCTGGTTTTCCCCATGATCGACCTGGTCCTGGGTGGCAATGGCAGCAGCGAGCATGCGTCCACCGAAGTCACCGAAATCGAAGAACAGTTGCTGGAAAGCATCGTGGCCATCATCACCCGCGAACTGCAGCAGGTCTGGCAGCCGGTGCTGGATTTGCGTTTCGCCTTCGAGCACCGTCAGCCCATGACCCAGATCGTGCGCCTGATGCCGCCCCACGAAAAAGTGCTGGCCATCAGCTTCGAGCTGCACCTGGCGCACACCCGCGGCTCGCTCAACCTCGCCTTCCCGGCGGTTATCTCCACCGGGCTGCTGCGCAAGCTGTCGGAATCGCCCGTCTACCACCGCCGCCAGGAGGGCTTCGATACCCGCCCGCGCATGCGCGAGCGCCTGCTCGGCGCCGGCTTTCCGGTGGAGCTGGTCTTGCCGCCGGCGAAAATTCCCATCCGCCGCCTGCTGACGCTCGAAGTGGGCGAAGTCCTGCGTTTCGGGCACGGCAGCGAGACCTCAGCCTGGATCAAGGTCGCCGGCCAGCCGGTGGCGGAGGCACACGCCGTCCGCCAGGGCCGCCGCCGCGCCGCGCTGCTTGCCAGCCTGCCGGTTGCGCTGCGGCCGGAGGAAGGAAGCTAAGCCTATGGCAGAGACCAACGAGAACGATCTGCACAACGAAGCGCCGATGGGCGTGCCCGGCGAAGTCCCGGCGCCCACGCCACAGCAGACCTATGCCGATATCTGGGCGGCGGCCTCGCTTGAAATCATCCAGAGCCTGAGCGGCGACACCCGCTGGACCATCGCGCCCGCACCGCCGGAATCCGGCGATGCCGTGATTGAGGTCGTGGCCTTCGTGGAATTGACCGGCGCGCTCGCCGGCATCCAGCAGATCCGGCTGCACCGCACCGAAAGCCGCACCTGGGCGCAGTTGCTCGTGCCCCCCGCCGCCGATGCGCCCCGCACGCGCTCCAGTCCGCTCGATGACGCCGAACGCGATGCCCTCACCGACGTCATCCGCCGCGTCGTCTCCGTCGCCGCCGCCGGCCTCAGCACCAACGGCTGGGGCGAAGTGCTCGGCGACCTGCGCCATCTCGGCCCGCTGCGCCGCACCGCGGAAACCAACACCGAAGGCGACGTGCTGAGCTTCAGCCACCCCGACGGCAACCGCCTCGGCTTCGTCATGGTCTACGACGGCTCGCTGCGCGACCAGATCCAGGCGCACCTCAGCTCCAGCGGCGCCGCCACGCCCACCCGCACGCCTACCGGTCTGCACCCGCCCGCCACCAGCACCGCCCGCTTCGACATGCTGCTCGATGTCGAGCTGGACGTCACGCTCCGCTTCGGCAACCGCCAAATGCTGCTGCACGACATCGCCGAACTTTCGCCCGGCTCCGTGCTGGAGCTGGACCGGCAAATCGACGATCCGGTCGAGCTGCTGGTGGGCGGCAAGATCATCGCCTGGGGCGAAGTGGTCGTCGTCGACGGCAACTACGGCTTGCGCATTAACCGCCTGGTCCACCGGCGCGAGCGCATGGCCGCGGTGGAGGCGGCGCGATGAACCGCGCTTCCGCCTCCGCCGTTGCCCTGCCGCCGCGCCCGCTGGCCTCTGCCGGCGCTGCGGCCGCGGCGCTGCCCGGCTGGCATTCCTGGCGCCGGCGCTGGGAGTGTCTGGGTCCGGATTGCGCCGAGCGCGAAGGGCTGCGCTCCTGGTGCAAACTGCCCGCACGGATCCAATTTCAGCAGGGCTGGTGCTGCGGCCTGGAATGCCTCGAAGCTGCGGTGGAGCTGCACGCCCGCCGCCTGCTGCGCGAGCATGAAACCCACGCGCCCCGGCCGCACCGTATCCCGCTCGGCCTGCTGCTGCTCTCCCACGGCCAGATCACGCAACCGCAGTTGCGCGCCGCGCTGGATGCGCAAAATCTCCACGGCGGCCGCGTGGGCGAATGGCTGGTGCGCCAGGGCGCCGCCAGCGAAGCCGCCATTACCGCCGCCGTCGGCCTGCAATGGGCGCGGCCAACCTTTCCCCTGACCGAAACCCAGGCCTGGCGTCAGTACCGCGGCTGGGTGCCGCAGGCGCTGCTCGAATCCCTGGGCATGCTGCCCCTCTACTTCGCGCCCGCCAGCCGCCGCCTGCACGTGGGCTTCACCCAGATTGTCGACGCCACCGCCCTCGCCGCCCTGCAAACCATGCTCGAATGCAAGCCGCTCGCCTGCATCGTCGCCGATTCTGCCTGGAACGCGGCGATGGAAGAGAGCCGCGGCATCCCCCTGAAGGCCGGCATCGAAAACGTCGCCCTCACCGACGTCGAAGGCCCTGAAGAAGTCGCCGCCATCACCCGCCAGTACGCCCGCGTCGCCGGCGCCCGCGAGATCCGCCTCGCCGCCGCCGGCGGCTATCTCTGGCTCCGCCTCCGCGGCCAGCGCCTCCTCCACCTCACCCTCCGCCCCCGCACGCGCCCCATCAGCCTGTAACTGCCAGCGACGCGTCGCCGACCGCGAGCTGGATCCGGGCCTCGCCGCCGGCTGCCGACACGCTCGTCGGCGTTAGCGCCGACAGCGCAAGCGCCACCACCGGCTGCTCCTGAGCATCGAAAAACGTGAGCCTGCCGCGGCGCACATCTCCCGCCGATCGCCAGGTTGAGAACGCGGCCGCTGCAGAAGCTGGCACGGTGAGCACCAGCGGCCCGAAGCTGACCTGCCGCGCACGTGTACAGGTGAGCGCGCTGACGGAAGTAGCCGTGCCCGCAACGGAGTCCAGTCCGGTGATCCCCATGCGGAAATTGCAGCGCGGCCAACTCCGCGTCGGCCGCGGCGGCAACACCGCCTTGCTCACTCCTTCCGGTCGCGCTTCCGCCAAGGCGATCCGAACCCGCAGGCGCGCCGGCGAGCAATCATCGCGTGATAGCGACGGGAATTCAATTTGCGCGATGCGGCCCCGCCAGCTTTCGGTCGCCATCGGGCGGCCGGCAGCATCCGTCCCGGTAAGGACGCCCGAGCGCCCCTCATCCTCGCCAGAAGCGAGCGACTCCGCCAGCCAAGCGTAAAACTCCGGCGCCATGCCGGCGCCTCCCTCCAGGATGAGGTCGCGAAAGCGGCGCGGCGCCGGAGGCAGCCGCGCGGGATGGCCGGGAACGAAGTCGGGCATGCCCCGGGTCGCGATCTGGCTGCCGCCGGATGCCTGCACCCAGCCGGCGAATTGGCCTTCAAGGAAGAAAGCCGTCTGGAAGCCATGGCTGGCCGCGCTGGCTGGAGCGGCCAGCCGTGGCTGCGACGTGCAGGCGGCAAGCCAGCCCGTTCCCACCCCAGCGGCCAGCAACGTTAGAAAGCTGCGGCGCTCCATCGCTCTACTGTACCGTCAGGGTCAACGCCTGGGAGTGACTCGCCGTGCCGGACGTTCCGGTCACCGTGAGCGTGTACGAGCCGGCGGCAATGCCCGGGTGGGACGGTGGCGCAGGTAGCGGCGGCGCGCTGCCGCCCCCGCCGCCGCACGCGACGGCCAGCAGCAGGCAGCTCAGCACGGCTCCGCCGAGCAGGCGCGGCACCCAGGTCCGGTGATTTTGCTGCCAGGCCAGCAGGCAGGAGCCTGTCAGCCCCGCTGCGAGCAGAAGCAACAGGTAAAACCACAGCCCGCCCCCGTCGAAAGGCCAATTTCCGGGCGCGATCTCGCTGGCCGCCGTGGTGGTGACGGTAACCGTAGCGGACGCACCGCTGGCAGTGGGCGTGACCGGTGTGGGCGCAATCGCACACGTGGCATCAGTGGGTGCGCCCGAGCAGGCCAGGGCAACGGAACCGGAGAAGCCATTGCTGGCGCTCAGCGTGAGCGTATAGGTAGCGCTCTGGCCGGGCGAGATCGACGCCGTGCTGGTTCCAGCGGCCAGTGCAAAATCTTGCACCGTAACCGTGACGGTCTGCGTGGCCGTGATCGCACCACTGGTTCCCGTGAGGGTGACCGTGTTGGCGCCATCTTTCAGCTGCGCGGCGGCGACCGTTACGGTAGCCGTGGCGCCAACGGCAACGCTGCTGGGGCTCACGGTGCAGCCAGTGGAGGGCGCGGTGCAGGCAAGCGCGACCGATCCGGAAAAGCCTGTGCCGGCCTGCGCCGTTACCGTCAACGTCGCCGGCGAACCCGCAACCACGGTCGGCTGTGCCGGCGTGATGGCTAGCGAGAAGCCGCCCGTACCGGTAACCGTAGCCGAAATGGTGTGGGTCACGCCGGCTTCATTGGTCCCCGAGAGCGTGATGGTGTTGGCGCCCGCCGCAACCGCGGTGGTCGCCAGGGTGACGGTGACGGGACTGCCCGCCGCCGCGGATTTAGGCGCGACGCTGCAGCCCGATGCTGGTGCGGTGCAGGCGTAGGTGATCGGGCCGGCTTCCCCGTTTTCTCCCGTGGCCGTCACCGCAAACGTCGCGGCTGTGCCGGTAACCACCTCTTGCGTGGCCGGGTTGGCCGCCAGTGTAAAATCCGGCGTGGGCACCGGCGCAATTTCCCACATGCCCCGGCCATGCGTGGCCGCGGCGAGTTCGCGCGATCCCGACCAGGCGGCCGGCGACAGCGCCAACTGCAGCACCGCCGCATCCGGCAGTCCTCCGCCAACCTGTTCCCACTGCTCGCCGGCTATCCCGCCATCGGTCGCCACAAACACGCCCACATCGGTGGCGACGTATATGTCGTTGTTCGGACCCAGCGGGTCGATCAAAACCCAGTTTGCGGGCGCATCCGGCAAATTCCCGCTGATGTCGGTCCAGCTTTGCCCCGCGTTCGTGGTCTTGAAAACGTGCCCTCCACCAAAGCCCTGCGCGCTGACGTAGACAATGTTGGGATCGATGGGATTGATCGCGACCGAACTCAACGGAATGAAGGACTGGGCATTGGGTAACGGCGCGGCCGCGACGTCGGTCCATCTCGCCGGAGCGCTGGGCGTTGCCGAAGTGAGATTGGTAGTCATCTGAACCTGCGCATCTTCGGTGACCGCCCAGGCAACGTCGGGGTTACTCGCCGAGGCTGCAAGACCGGTGATGTAGTCCCACGGCGTAGTGCAGGCGCTGTTGCCGGTCGTCAGATCATTGCTGTAAGGAAACCATCCACTCGCGCCGAAGACCGGCGCCGAGGTGTTGCCATCGGGTCCGGCCCAGACCCGGCAGGTGCCCAACAGCAGAAGACCGTTTTTGGGCTTGGGCATGAGCAGGTAGGGAACGTAGAAGTCAAAAATAGAGTCGGTGATCACACTGCTGTTGACCACTGGCATCGGACCATTGTTCGGGTCGCTGCCGGCGTCATCGGAACGAACCACGCTGATGCCGTAGAATTCGCTGAAGTACTGCTGGGCATTGGAAGGGTTTGTGGCTGTAAACCCGCCGTCGCCCTCCTCGTAGCGCGTCCAGGTCATGCCCGGACCGGTAAGCTTTTGCGTGCCGTTGTCCTGCGAGCCACCGATCCAGACGCCGGTCGCTTGCTGATCGGGCGCGACACTATGGAACTGGATGTTGCCGACGGTCGCGTTCAGATTTTGCCAGCTCGCGCCCGCGGCAGTGGTGGCCCACGCGCCGCCGTCGTTGCCGACAACCCAGGTCGTGGCGTTGAGTACGGCAATGGCATGCTGGTCGGAGTGCACTTCGTTCACCTGCGTGCCGTAGGAGTTCGTCAGGTCCGTCCAAGCCGTGCTGACGCCGTTGGAAGTCATGGCGGGGATGGTTGTTGTACTCCACAGGTCAAGTCCGCCCGCTATCAGGCCGGTGCCCCCGGCAGGCGCCGCCAAGTCCTGATCGTAGAAGCCCTGGCACGATCCGGGCTCGCAGTACAGGTTCGAAAACTGCCCGGCAGCAGCAGAGACGTCGGGCATGGGAACGGCAGTCCAGGTGCTGCCGCCATCGCTGGACTGGACCAAACCAGTGTCGCAGTTAGGCGAGTTCGCGGAGGTGCAGGCCGTTGGGGTAGCTGGGCGACCGGTGCTGTCGGCGATCAGGGCGTAAACAACACTGCCGCGGACCGCCAGCGACCCGCGGTAGAACTCGACCGTGGTCCCCACAACGTCGCTGGCGGCAATCCCTGCGGCGAAGGGCGAGCCTACGGCCGCCCACGTCTGGCCCTGATCGGTTGATTTATAGATACCCGCCTGGCTCACAGCAGCGTAATAGGTCTTCGAACCCGCATCGTAAACCAGATCGGTAACGCTCCCATCGGTGGGAGCTGGCACGGAGAACACCACCGACCAGGTGGCGCCGTGGTCGGTCGAGCGATAGATGCCCGCAGAGCCTGCACTCTCACCGCTATCACAGCAGGTGTGGTTGGAAGCTGCGGCCAGGACGATCGAGGGACTGGCCACATCGAAAATGATCCGCGAAAAGCCGAGGCCCAGCAGGGTG is a genomic window containing:
- a CDS encoding DUF4065 domain-containing protein, which translates into the protein MAGAGTAVAKEPIQLPFNETKVTQAAALLLALRGGRMHYLKLIKLLYIADRTALQRWGVPITMDRYVAMDHGPVVSRTFNLIQGFGASTWSQFISDPMGEHEVELRGDPGTSLLSAAEEKLLREVFQQWGHRSRWALVDETHQFAEWHDPHGSSTPITIVDILRAFGESDKSIAHQLAVLANASAAQSRFAGH
- the flhA gene encoding flagellar biosynthesis protein FlhA, giving the protein MPAHAKALKPAPAAAAAGLGEGAAPAKVTGWLRKPAHAMDWGLPVMAVALVFLLLVPIPAMALDFLLTISIAISVLVLLVAVQILRPVQFNVFPSLLLLLTLFRLSLNLASSRRILLHGSEGVFAAGHVIEAFGQFVVGGNYVVGFVIFLALIAIQFLVVSHGAVRTAEVTARFTLDALPGKQMAIDADLNAGLINEVQARERRQAIAREAEFYGAMDGAARFNQRDSMATILITAINIIAGFLIGVFQQHMAFADALKTYTILTVGDGLVTLIPSLLVSVAGAIVITRASSDHSLGTDLGLQLLARPRALWLGAAALGALALMPGLPKVSFLLLGGLLAFGASKLGKLAAKDKAAAEGGAHPAAASPEALEPLLKVEPLALEVGYALVPLVDEAQGGRLLGRVRALRKQLALQLGFIIPSIHITDNLQLQPHEYVLSLRGVEIGRYETCQNCLLAIHSGADAPALEGKETHEPAFGVPARWIQPQQQEQALADGFAVVDQTAVMATHIAELIRQNAHELLTRQETQRLLDALNDSHPKLVEELVPKLLSLGELQRILQQLLREHVSIRDLPTILEALIEAAGSKKNPVGMVEAARQALGRALVQPLLAADGSLQVITLAGMLEEELDRAFDPQAQPALPAPGSAGLARRVLDGLKKFAYDPAVGAPQVLLCHSPARFYLRRMLEANWPRLSVVSPGEIPAKVPVHSLGMVT
- a CDS encoding FliA/WhiG family RNA polymerase sigma factor, translating into MNAAARQYEAPQTLDAAERERLLLEHLPQVRYVARRIHERLPQQVLLEDLVQAGVLGLIDALHKYNPARNAQLATYARFRIRGAILDSLRALDWSPRELRRQGRELQNAFAELQDKLGRAPTEEELCAALSLTTAEYHNLVAALNHLELDAGSPEPDATPAIETVISPDPDPFELCRRGESKALLARLIAELPERDQQILSLYYFEELTMKEVGQVLGIGESRISQIHGALLVKLKTKLCDALQPPAAAILENPSNAGAAALLG
- a CDS encoding flagellar motor switch protein FliN, translated to MLLDVELDVTLRFGNRQMLLHDIAELSPGSVLELDRQIDDPVELLVGGKIIAWGEVVVVDGNYGLRINRLVHRRERMAAVEAAR